One Salvia splendens isolate huo1 chromosome 22, SspV2, whole genome shotgun sequence DNA segment encodes these proteins:
- the LOC121786330 gene encoding putative F-box/LRR-repeat protein 9 isoform X1 → MMNQGDHILLEVEDPKSRIKIKIKFDKIVTWYKKFRLRRLPEQKIPAPAVVPPPWIDLPLDVTADILHRLGAAEMLETAEKVCKTWRSVCRDPSMWRVIDVKNSGSCYDTRRLGSLCRRAVDRSSGDLVDINIEYFGSDELLHYVSLRSSKLRRLRLSCCRKLSGKGLSEAAKSFPQLQELHILFMNQIAIEDVEAIGRQCSSLRSFTLIKHDSISGVGNGNDYLVAIAKVMPNLVHLRLGFFGSTITNKGYQAILDGCPIVESLICW, encoded by the exons ATGATGAATCAAG GAGATCACATCCTACTCGAGGTGGAAGATCCAAAATCTCGAATCAAGATCAAAATCAAGTTCGACAAGATCGTCACATGGTATAAG AAATTCAGACTTCGGAGGCTGCCGGAGCAGAAGATTCCGGCGCCGGCGGTGGTTCCTCCGCCGTGGATTGATCTCCCGTTGGATGTGACGGCGGACATACTGCACCGGCTGGGAGCGGCGGAGATGCTGGAGACGGCGGAGAAGGTGTGCAAGACGTGGCGGAGCGTGTGCCGCGACCCGAGCATGTGGCGGGTCATCGACGTCAAGAACTCCGGGTCGTGCTACGACACGCGCCGCCTCGGAAGCCTGTGCCGCCGCGCCGTCGACCGGAGCAGCGGCGATTTGGTGGACATCAACATTGAGTATTTTGGCAGTGATGAACTTCTTCATTATGTTTCCCTAAG GTCAAGTAAGCTGAGACGGCTCCGGCTGTCGTGCTGCAGAAAGTTATCGGGGAAAGGGCTGAGCGAGGCGGCGAAGAGTTTCCCGCAGCTACAAGAGTTGCACATCTTATTCATGAACCAAATCGCCATTGAAGACGTCGAGGCCATCGGCCGCCAGTGCTCCAGCTTGAGGTCTTTTACGCTCATCAAACACGATTCCATTTCCGGAGTCGGAAATGGCAACGATTATTTAGTAGCGATTGCAAAAGTGATGCCCAATTTAGTTCATCTTCGACTTGGCTTCTTCGGCTCTACCATCACAAATAAAGGATATCAGGCCATTCTTGATGGTTGTCCAATTGTTGAATCACTG ATATGTTGGTAG
- the LOC121786330 gene encoding F-box protein SKIP19-like isoform X2 codes for MMNQGDHILLEVEDPKSRIKIKIKFDKIVTWYKKFRLRRLPEQKIPAPAVVPPPWIDLPLDVTADILHRLGAAEMLETAEKVCKTWRSVCRDPSMWRVIDVKNSGSCYDTRRLGSLCRRAVDRSSGDLVDINIEYFGSDELLHYVSLRKLSGKGLSEAAKSFPQLQELHILFMNQIAIEDVEAIGRQCSSLRSFTLIKHDSISGVGNGNDYLVAIAKVMPNLVHLRLGFFGSTITNKGYQAILDGCPIVESLICW; via the exons ATGATGAATCAAG GAGATCACATCCTACTCGAGGTGGAAGATCCAAAATCTCGAATCAAGATCAAAATCAAGTTCGACAAGATCGTCACATGGTATAAG AAATTCAGACTTCGGAGGCTGCCGGAGCAGAAGATTCCGGCGCCGGCGGTGGTTCCTCCGCCGTGGATTGATCTCCCGTTGGATGTGACGGCGGACATACTGCACCGGCTGGGAGCGGCGGAGATGCTGGAGACGGCGGAGAAGGTGTGCAAGACGTGGCGGAGCGTGTGCCGCGACCCGAGCATGTGGCGGGTCATCGACGTCAAGAACTCCGGGTCGTGCTACGACACGCGCCGCCTCGGAAGCCTGTGCCGCCGCGCCGTCGACCGGAGCAGCGGCGATTTGGTGGACATCAACATTGAGTATTTTGGCAGTGATGAACTTCTTCATTATGTTTCCCTAAG AAAGTTATCGGGGAAAGGGCTGAGCGAGGCGGCGAAGAGTTTCCCGCAGCTACAAGAGTTGCACATCTTATTCATGAACCAAATCGCCATTGAAGACGTCGAGGCCATCGGCCGCCAGTGCTCCAGCTTGAGGTCTTTTACGCTCATCAAACACGATTCCATTTCCGGAGTCGGAAATGGCAACGATTATTTAGTAGCGATTGCAAAAGTGATGCCCAATTTAGTTCATCTTCGACTTGGCTTCTTCGGCTCTACCATCACAAATAAAGGATATCAGGCCATTCTTGATGGTTGTCCAATTGTTGAATCACTG ATATGTTGGTAG
- the LOC121787866 gene encoding F-box protein SKIP19-like — protein MSSSSSSAEAAPPWLELPREITAAILHKLGAIELLTTAQHACTAWQSICRDPSMWRSIDMRNTGDLWEMPYNLDKVCRYAVDRSQGQLIDINIEYFGTDELLHYISQSCSQLRRLQLVFSYGITGGGLVEAVKKFPLLEELHLYYTSIDSQAIEAIGQSCPHLKSFTSNNRWYRQEYLACDMEALAIAENMPHLRHLQLFGNKMTNEGLQAILDSCPHLETLDLRQCFNVHLGGMINKQCMQRIRDLRRPYDSTSDYPFDAEIYDHETSDDDYITGFSDMDIVSDYDDYLEFSGASDCSDEYLDYHDDW, from the exons ATGTCGTCCTCGTCCAGCTCTGCGGAGGCGGCGCCGCCGTGGCTGGAGCTTCCGCGGGAGATAACAGCTGCGATTCTGCACAAGCTGGGGGCGATCGAGCTGCTGACGACGGCGCAGCATGCGTGCACTGCGTGGCAGAGTATTTGCCGAGATCCTTCCATGTGGCGGAGCATCGACATGCGAAATACCGGAGATCTCTGGGAAATGCCGTACAATTTGGATAAGGTGTGCCGCTACGCTGTCGATCGCAGCCAGGGCCAGTTGATTGACATCAATATTGAGTATTTTGGTACTGATGAATTGCTGCACTACATTTCTCAGAG CTGTAGTCAGCTCAGACGACTTCAACTTGTATTTTCCTATGGCATAACAGGCGGTGGACTGGTCGAAGCAGTTAAGAAGTTCCCTCTGTTGGAGGAGCTGCATCTCTACTACACTTCCATTGATTCACAAGCTATTGAAGCTATTGGGCAATCATGTCCTCACCTGAAATCATTTACATCAAACAACCGCTGGTACAGGCAGGAATATCTCGCATGCGATATGGAAGCCCTTGCAATTGCTGAGAACATGCCTCATCTACGCCACCTCCAACTCTTTGGGAACAAAATGACAAACGAGGGCTTGCAGGCCATTCTCGACAGTTGTCCTCATCTTGAAACGCTTGATCTGAGACAATGCTTCAATGTCCATTTGGGTGGGATGATAAACAAACAGTGCATGCAGAGGATTAGAGACTTGAGGCGTCCCTATGACTCGACTTCTGACTATCCTTTTGATGCTGAGATATATGATCATGAAACTTCAGATGATGACTATATAACCGGCTTCTCTGACATGGATATAGTCTCTGACTACGACGACTATCTTGAATTCTCTGGAGCCAGTGATTGTTCGGATGAATATCTTGATTACCACGACGATTGGTGA
- the LOC121786223 gene encoding uncharacterized protein LOC121786223 — MSQIRDNSSPDLDLPSTAKDPRYDDLALQGVAANVKLLLKLIQDHKIACDQDKNDHRRMLRVATMMTILDNAKDRIQKCQSFGLKKPDPELRRCKTDVRRNLVPPGKKPGGGVGVVPVVVEGEEVVDADEEKERLRRELSSSLAAQRTLRAMCSSLGKEKKFMEAELSKKVHELSEMEELLNNLKAQNETLRQKVQECLSDHKEGKAGGGEMHVALELQARNKALSEQLMRSLDGYKSMKRKLKASQEENVVLHSTVDEVGTKIVGSLGRVKSLKKRIATISSPSGGETPLDLQEEIEGLEDMFERFQMLVEKHGKRQGDCAQPSGEINAYKPSVVA, encoded by the exons ATGAGCCAAATTCGTGACAATTCCTCTCCTGACTTGGATTTGCCAAGTACTGCAAAAGACCCAAGATATGATGATTTGGCTTTACAAG GGGTAGCGGCAAATGTGAAATTACTGCTAAAACTAATCCAAGATCATAAGATAGCCTGTGATCAAGACAAGAATGATCATAGGAGAATGTTGAGGGTTGCTACAATGATGACAATTTTGGATAATGCTAAGGACAGAATCCAAAAATGCCAATCATTTGGCCTCAAGAAACCAGACCCCGAGCTAAGGAGGTGCAAGACTGACGTGCGTCGCAACCTGGTCCCACCGGGTAAGAAGCCCGGTGGCGGGGTTGGGGTGGTGCCGGTGGTGGTAGAGGGGGAGGAGGTGGTGGATGCAGACGAGGAGAAAGAGCGGTTGAGGCGCGAGCTGAGCTCAAGCCTAGCCGCTCAGAGGACCCTAAGAGCGATGTGCTCGAGTTTAGGGAAGGAGAAGAAGTTCATGGAGGCGGAGCTTTCGAAAAAAGTCCATGAATTGAGTGAGATGGAGGAGCTTTTGAATAATCTCAAGGCGCAAAATGAGACGTTGCGCCAAAAAGTTCAAGAATGCCTCTCCGATCACAAGGAGGGTAAGGCGGGTGGTGGGGAAATGCACGTGGCATTGGAGTTGCAGGCGAGGAACAAGGCGCTCTCAGAGCAGTTGATGAGGTCTCTTGATGGTTATAAGTCTATGAAAAGGAAGCTCAAAGCATCGCAAGAAGAGAATGTTGTGTTGCATTCGACGGTGGATGAGGTTGGGACAAAAATTGTGGGGAGTTTGGGGAGGGTTAAGAGTTTGAAGAAACGGATAGCTACAATATCATCCCCTTCTGGGGGCGAAACCCCCCTCGATCTTCAGGAGGAGATCGAGGGGTTGGAGGATATGTTTGAGCGCTTCCAAATGTTGGTGGAGAAGCACGGGAAGAGGCAGGGCGATTGCGCCCAGCCTAGTGGCGAGATCAATGCATATAAGCCCTCAGTTGTCGCTTGA
- the LOC121786224 gene encoding BAG family molecular chaperone regulator 2-like isoform X2 has product MRIPEMMKRRLRRGEAADSATTTSSSSSSSAAAAESVEWEMRPGGMLVQKRSESAAVDLATPNLRIRVVYGAVSVQISANAESTFGELKKLLTAETGLQPAEQRLIFRGKERENGEYLDTCGVKDRSKVLLIDDPESKERRMVEMRRKAKIETIQRLIDNVSTEIDRLVEQVDVIEKSIANGKRVAELQITTLIEMLMQQAVKLDNIPAAVDGERVQKCVEKLDVLKVQNAKQKVPPSVVTSTLETFEPSYKWELFD; this is encoded by the exons aTGCGGATTCCGGAGATGATGAAGCGCCGGCTCCGCCGCGGCGAGGCGGCGGATTCCGCGACCACGACGTCGTCTTCGTCTTCGTCATCTGCTGCTGCCGCAGAGTCGGTGGAGTGGGAGATGCGGCCAGGAGGAATGCTGGTGCAGAAGAGGAGCGAAAGCGCTGCTGTGGACTTGGCGACGCCGAATCTGCGGATTAGAGTCGTGTACGGAGCTGTTTCGGTTCAGATCTCGGCCAATGCAGAATCAACTTTCG GCGAACTGAAGAAGCTTCTCACGGCGGAGACGGGGCTGCAGCCGGCGGAGCAGCGGCTTATCTTCAGAGGAAAAGAGAGGGAAAATGGGGAGTATTTAGACACGTGTGGAGTCAAAGATCGATCAAAAGTCCTCTTAATCGACGATCCAGAGAGCAAGGAGCGGCGGATGGTGGAGATGCGGCGGAAGGCCAAGATCGAGACGATCCAACGGCTGATAGACAACGTGTCCACGGAGATAGATAGGCTCGTGGAGCAG GTAGATGTAATAGAGAAATCAATTGCAAATGGGAAAAGAGTAGCAGAGCTGCAAATCACAACGCTGATCGAAATGCTGATGCAACAAGCTGTGAAATTGGATAACATTCCAGCTGCTGTTGAT GGAGAAAGAGTGCAGAAATGTGTTGAGAAACTGGATGTGCTCAAGGTACAAAACGCGAAGCAGAAAGTACCACCTTCAGTTGTGACATCTACATTGGAAACATTTGAACCATCATACAAGTGGGAACTCTTTGATTGA
- the LOC121786224 gene encoding BAG family molecular chaperone regulator 3-like isoform X1, translating to MRIPEMMKRRLRRGEAADSATTTSSSSSSSAAAAESVEWEMRPGGMLVQKRSESAAVDLATPNLRIRVVYGAVSVQISANAESTFGELKKLLTAETGLQPAEQRLIFRGKERENGEYLDTCGVKDRSKVLLIDDPESKERRMVEMRRKAKIETIQRLIDNVSTEIDRLVEQVDVIEKSIANGKRVAELQITTLIEMLMQQAVKLDNIPAAVDVCALKDSQGERVQKCVEKLDVLKVQNAKQKVPPSVVTSTLETFEPSYKWELFD from the exons aTGCGGATTCCGGAGATGATGAAGCGCCGGCTCCGCCGCGGCGAGGCGGCGGATTCCGCGACCACGACGTCGTCTTCGTCTTCGTCATCTGCTGCTGCCGCAGAGTCGGTGGAGTGGGAGATGCGGCCAGGAGGAATGCTGGTGCAGAAGAGGAGCGAAAGCGCTGCTGTGGACTTGGCGACGCCGAATCTGCGGATTAGAGTCGTGTACGGAGCTGTTTCGGTTCAGATCTCGGCCAATGCAGAATCAACTTTCG GCGAACTGAAGAAGCTTCTCACGGCGGAGACGGGGCTGCAGCCGGCGGAGCAGCGGCTTATCTTCAGAGGAAAAGAGAGGGAAAATGGGGAGTATTTAGACACGTGTGGAGTCAAAGATCGATCAAAAGTCCTCTTAATCGACGATCCAGAGAGCAAGGAGCGGCGGATGGTGGAGATGCGGCGGAAGGCCAAGATCGAGACGATCCAACGGCTGATAGACAACGTGTCCACGGAGATAGATAGGCTCGTGGAGCAG GTAGATGTAATAGAGAAATCAATTGCAAATGGGAAAAGAGTAGCAGAGCTGCAAATCACAACGCTGATCGAAATGCTGATGCAACAAGCTGTGAAATTGGATAACATTCCAGCTGCTGTTGATGTATGTGCACTCAAAGACTCAcaa GGAGAAAGAGTGCAGAAATGTGTTGAGAAACTGGATGTGCTCAAGGTACAAAACGCGAAGCAGAAAGTACCACCTTCAGTTGTGACATCTACATTGGAAACATTTGAACCATCATACAAGTGGGAACTCTTTGATTGA